In one Polyangium spumosum genomic region, the following are encoded:
- a CDS encoding tetratricopeptide repeat protein has translation MRIRWIFPFVPALLLTLPPARGEAEEQPPGTTTVQDNRALALEHAHKGLEAYRAGRFEEACDEFREAERLFPAPTLRVHIAHCQRKLGNLVAAKALYEEVLAEPLPKDAPPPFVQARKDAERGIAEVEAEIAARSRKETKVKVAPARPKGSIVPGVATLGLGVLGVGVGAVTGALSFSKVDDIRARCQGNHCLAADRDNAEQARLLGNVSTVAFVVGGAAAAAGVALLVLRPGGEADDLRVHVGLGRATFEFHY, from the coding sequence ATGCGTATTCGCTGGATCTTTCCTTTCGTGCCCGCCCTCCTGCTCACGCTCCCCCCCGCGCGTGGGGAGGCCGAGGAGCAGCCGCCGGGGACGACGACCGTGCAGGACAATCGCGCGCTCGCGCTCGAACATGCGCACAAGGGGCTCGAGGCCTACCGCGCCGGGCGATTCGAGGAGGCCTGCGACGAGTTCCGCGAGGCAGAGCGGCTCTTCCCGGCGCCCACGTTGCGCGTGCACATCGCGCATTGCCAGCGCAAGCTCGGCAACCTCGTCGCGGCGAAGGCGCTGTACGAGGAGGTGCTCGCCGAGCCTCTGCCGAAGGACGCGCCGCCTCCCTTCGTGCAGGCGCGAAAGGACGCCGAGCGAGGGATCGCCGAGGTCGAGGCGGAGATCGCCGCGCGATCCAGGAAGGAGACGAAAGTGAAGGTGGCGCCCGCGCGGCCGAAAGGATCCATCGTCCCCGGGGTCGCCACGCTGGGGCTCGGCGTCCTGGGGGTCGGGGTCGGGGCCGTGACCGGGGCGCTGTCGTTCTCGAAGGTGGACGACATCCGGGCGCGTTGTCAGGGCAATCATTGCCTCGCGGCCGACCGGGACAACGCCGAGCAGGCGCGGCTGCTCGGCAATGTCTCCACCGTGGCATTCGTGGTGGGAGGCGCGGCGGCGGCGGCCGGCGTGGCCTTGCTGGTCCTGCGCCCCGGGGGCGAGGCGGACGATCTTCGTGTCCACGTGGGGCTCGGGCGGGCGACGTTCGAATTTCATTATTGA
- a CDS encoding serine/threonine-protein kinase, which translates to MFPLNSGDIIASRYVLERPLAKGGMGAVWVARHVELGARVALKVMAKEHVDTPLARERFQREARACAQIRSPNVVAVHDYGVADGAPFLVMELLEGEDLQACLAREGRLSLSAAIAVLLPVCKGLRRAHELGIVHRDIKPSNVFLARQGDEVVVKILDFGVARITHDLGGQTTRTGMLLGSPSYMSPEQARGRRVDHRSDLWSLAVVLYECLTGRPPFVSQALGDLLVEVCTEPIPPPTTITPDLPAGVDRFFARALARSPDERFQDAEAFADALTALRSGLPNATFEATVLGAPAPDFSAPTLPLPPRAPTVPGVATTIGSSRPRATRLALALFVSMVLGLGALALYRLSAPREPPETSVAAPPAAPAPPPPVESAAPAPSVSATESTPAPPTATESAPSATTPPDAPRKAPPSRSRPAKPASPPPPAPTRDPTFGF; encoded by the coding sequence GTGTTTCCTTTGAACAGCGGGGACATCATTGCCTCGAGATATGTCCTCGAGCGACCGCTGGCGAAGGGCGGAATGGGGGCTGTCTGGGTTGCGCGGCATGTCGAGCTTGGCGCGCGCGTGGCTCTGAAGGTCATGGCGAAGGAGCATGTCGATACGCCGCTCGCGCGCGAGCGATTTCAGAGGGAAGCGCGGGCGTGCGCGCAGATCCGGAGCCCGAATGTCGTGGCGGTCCACGATTATGGTGTCGCGGACGGCGCGCCGTTTTTGGTGATGGAGCTCCTCGAGGGCGAGGATCTCCAGGCGTGCCTTGCGCGGGAGGGGCGCCTGTCGCTCTCCGCGGCGATTGCCGTGCTCCTGCCCGTGTGCAAGGGCCTGCGGCGCGCGCACGAGCTCGGGATTGTGCACCGCGACATCAAGCCGAGCAATGTCTTCCTCGCGCGCCAGGGCGACGAGGTTGTCGTGAAGATCCTCGATTTTGGCGTCGCCAGGATCACGCATGACCTCGGCGGGCAGACGACCCGGACGGGGATGCTGCTCGGCTCGCCGAGTTACATGAGCCCCGAGCAAGCGCGTGGCCGGCGGGTCGATCACCGGAGCGATCTCTGGTCGCTCGCGGTCGTCCTTTATGAATGCCTGACGGGTCGGCCGCCCTTTGTCTCCCAGGCGCTCGGCGACCTGCTCGTCGAGGTGTGCACCGAGCCGATCCCGCCGCCCACGACGATAACGCCCGATCTGCCTGCCGGGGTCGATCGTTTCTTCGCGCGGGCGCTCGCGCGGAGTCCGGACGAGCGATTCCAGGATGCGGAGGCCTTCGCCGATGCGCTCACGGCGCTCCGGTCCGGTCTCCCAAATGCCACGTTCGAGGCGACCGTCCTCGGGGCCCCGGCGCCCGACTTTTCCGCGCCGACATTGCCATTGCCGCCACGCGCGCCCACGGTGCCCGGGGTCGCCACGACGATCGGAAGCAGCCGCCCGCGGGCCACCAGGCTCGCGCTCGCGCTTTTCGTCTCGATGGTCCTCGGGCTCGGCGCCCTGGCCCTCTATCGTTTGTCCGCTCCGCGCGAGCCGCCCGAGACGAGCGTCGCCGCGCCACCCGCCGCGCCCGCGCCGCCTCCGCCCGTCGAATCGGCGGCGCCCGCGCCGAGCGTATCCGCGACGGAATCAACCCCCGCGCCGCCCACAGCCACAGAATCGGCGCCCTCCGCGACGACACCACCGGACGCGCCTCGAAAGGCGCCTCCGAGCCGCTCCCGGCCGGCAAAGCCGGCTTCGCCGCCTCCGCCCGCGCCCACGCGGGATCCGACCTTTGGCTTCTGA
- a CDS encoding sigma-54-dependent transcriptional regulator — protein sequence MPDRAPPHVVIVDDKLEMAEMLSDGLAEHGYSAFAVATGKQALARVESEPVDALVTDLRMPGMDGIELLTAARRAVPDLPVLVMTAYGGMDTAIESIRRGAYHYLTKPFKLDELVVYLGRALDESRVRREARTLRKSLRDGAAKAGIVARSSAMRAALDVIVRVASSDVPVLLTGPTGSGKGMFARYLHAESGRARGPFVTVNCAALPEPLLESELFGHAKGAFTGATTRRSGLFAEAEGGTMFLDEIGEMAPALQAKLLDVLERRVVRPVGSTKETPIDVRIVTATHRDLRRRVAEGLFREDLLYRLDVVPVNVPPLRDRRDDLPELAAELLAKARARHPTSRVERLSRECLLAMLEYPWPGNVRELAHAVERLVLLGRSSEAHFADAALPHVATRDLPSVHFSGPVLPMRELQQRYARWALAELGGNKTRAAERLGIDVKTLGKYLAEDGGD from the coding sequence ATGCCTGATCGCGCTCCCCCGCACGTCGTGATCGTCGACGACAAACTCGAGATGGCCGAGATGCTCTCCGACGGCCTCGCCGAGCACGGCTACTCCGCGTTCGCCGTGGCCACGGGCAAGCAGGCCCTCGCGCGGGTCGAGTCCGAGCCGGTCGACGCGCTCGTCACGGACCTCCGCATGCCCGGCATGGACGGCATCGAGCTGCTCACGGCCGCGCGCCGCGCCGTGCCGGATCTGCCCGTGCTCGTCATGACGGCCTACGGGGGCATGGACACGGCGATCGAGTCGATCCGGCGCGGCGCCTACCACTACCTGACGAAGCCCTTCAAGCTCGACGAGCTCGTCGTCTACCTCGGCCGCGCGCTCGACGAGTCACGTGTCCGGCGCGAGGCGCGCACGCTGCGCAAGTCGCTGCGCGACGGCGCGGCGAAGGCTGGCATCGTCGCGCGGAGCTCCGCCATGCGCGCGGCGCTCGACGTCATCGTCCGTGTCGCCTCGAGTGACGTCCCGGTGCTGCTCACGGGGCCCACCGGCTCCGGCAAGGGCATGTTCGCCCGTTACCTGCACGCCGAGAGTGGCCGCGCGCGGGGCCCGTTCGTCACGGTGAACTGCGCGGCGTTACCCGAGCCTCTGCTCGAGAGCGAGCTCTTCGGCCACGCGAAGGGCGCGTTCACCGGCGCGACCACGCGGCGGAGCGGCCTCTTCGCCGAGGCGGAGGGGGGCACGATGTTCCTCGACGAGATCGGCGAGATGGCGCCCGCCCTGCAAGCGAAGCTGCTCGACGTGCTCGAGCGGCGCGTCGTCCGCCCCGTGGGCTCGACGAAGGAGACGCCGATCGACGTCCGCATCGTCACGGCCACGCACCGCGACCTGCGCCGCCGCGTCGCCGAGGGCCTCTTCCGCGAGGATCTGCTCTACCGGCTCGACGTCGTCCCCGTGAACGTGCCGCCGCTGCGTGATCGACGCGACGACCTGCCCGAGCTCGCGGCCGAGCTGCTCGCGAAGGCGCGCGCGCGTCACCCGACCTCGCGGGTCGAGCGCCTCTCGCGGGAGTGCCTGCTCGCGATGCTGGAGTATCCCTGGCCGGGCAACGTGCGCGAGCTCGCGCACGCCGTGGAGCGCCTCGTCTTGCTGGGTCGCTCGTCGGAGGCGCATTTCGCCGACGCGGCGCTGCCACACGTGGCCACGCGGGACCTGCCGAGCGTGCATTTCTCCGGGCCCGTGCTGCCCATGCGCGAATTGCAGCAACGTTATGCGCGCTGGGCCCTCGCCGAGCTCGGCGGCAACAAGACACGCGCGGCGGAGCGGCTCGGGATCGACGTGAAGACGCTCGGGAAGTACCTCGCGGAGGACGGCGGGGATTGA
- a CDS encoding sensor histidine kinase, giving the protein MLSLQPSVPDQSFTARVLRSIRRRWLVWAAALGVIAITALALHDEQREFEGALESLARQQQLLALLLSDELAARLAAVRRDALLVADDVSAGHGPSVGMRKAYPTIEVRSASETAPGPRPPRTMSVLVPSTEGRTVELTVPVAWLMGPSARIERPDELVVLVRPPDETHWQAADGRQIESEPLARAVSESDETTRLERDEAVTLGLPNRRAVAAVAITDAGPLGLWTTAVVASASHERDRWDRARGRLLIGVLVPCALIVAFGATALRRQRRELELEKQLALAALVRASDERLARASRAATTGTLAMGIAHEISTPLGVIVGRAEQLASRIGEDAKAARAVRTISEQADRITQVVRGFLDLARGGSPSLRPIAPDDVARGALRLVEHRFVAARVALVNVVEEGLPTLAGDLRLLEHAVVNLLLNACEASSPGTSVALSVRAEGGGVEFVVEDRGAGIRPEHIARATEPFFTTKPEGSGLGLAIVHEIVSIHRGTLVLEPQEDGGTRARIHVPAQAEEIIDA; this is encoded by the coding sequence ATGTTGTCCCTACAGCCCTCCGTCCCCGACCAAAGCTTCACCGCGCGGGTCCTGCGTTCGATCCGTCGGCGCTGGTTGGTCTGGGCGGCCGCGCTCGGGGTCATCGCCATCACGGCCCTCGCGCTGCACGACGAGCAACGCGAGTTCGAAGGGGCGCTCGAGTCGCTCGCGCGGCAGCAGCAGCTCCTCGCGCTCCTCCTGTCGGACGAGCTCGCGGCGCGTCTCGCCGCGGTCCGGCGCGACGCGTTGCTCGTGGCGGACGACGTCTCGGCCGGCCACGGGCCCTCGGTGGGGATGCGAAAGGCCTATCCGACCATCGAGGTGCGTTCGGCCTCGGAGACCGCGCCGGGCCCGAGGCCCCCGCGGACCATGTCGGTGCTCGTGCCCTCGACCGAAGGGCGCACCGTGGAGCTGACGGTGCCCGTCGCCTGGCTGATGGGCCCCTCGGCGCGGATCGAGCGCCCCGACGAGCTCGTGGTGCTGGTCCGGCCTCCCGACGAGACGCACTGGCAAGCGGCCGACGGGCGGCAAATCGAGAGCGAGCCGCTCGCGCGTGCGGTGAGCGAGAGTGACGAGACCACGCGGCTCGAGCGGGACGAGGCCGTCACGCTCGGGCTCCCGAACCGCCGCGCCGTCGCCGCCGTCGCGATCACCGACGCAGGTCCGCTCGGCCTGTGGACGACAGCGGTGGTGGCGAGCGCGTCACACGAGCGGGATCGCTGGGATCGCGCGCGCGGCCGCTTGCTCATCGGCGTGCTCGTCCCGTGCGCGCTCATCGTCGCGTTCGGCGCGACCGCGTTGCGGCGGCAGCGCCGCGAGCTCGAGCTGGAGAAGCAGCTCGCCCTCGCCGCGCTGGTGCGCGCGAGCGACGAGCGCCTCGCCCGGGCGAGCCGCGCCGCCACGACGGGCACGCTGGCCATGGGGATCGCGCACGAGATCTCGACGCCGCTCGGGGTCATCGTCGGCCGCGCCGAGCAGCTCGCGTCCCGGATCGGCGAGGACGCGAAGGCGGCGCGCGCGGTGCGCACGATCAGCGAGCAGGCCGATCGCATCACGCAGGTCGTGCGGGGGTTCCTCGACCTCGCCCGCGGCGGCTCGCCCTCGCTCCGCCCCATCGCGCCGGACGACGTCGCGCGTGGCGCGCTCCGCCTCGTCGAGCACCGGTTCGTCGCCGCGCGTGTCGCGCTCGTGAACGTCGTGGAGGAGGGGCTTCCCACGCTCGCGGGTGACCTGCGCTTGCTCGAGCACGCGGTCGTGAACCTCTTGCTGAACGCCTGCGAGGCGAGCAGCCCGGGCACCTCGGTCGCGCTCTCGGTGCGCGCGGAGGGCGGGGGCGTCGAGTTCGTCGTGGAGGATCGTGGCGCCGGCATCCGGCCCGAGCACATCGCCCGCGCGACCGAGCCGTTCTTCACGACGAAGCCCGAGGGCTCGGGGCTCGGCCTCGCCATCGTCCACGAGATCGTGAGCATCCACCGCGGCACGCTCGTCCTCGAGCCGCAGGAGGACGGCGGCACCCGCGCCCGCATCCACGTGCCTGCCCAAGCCGAGGAGATCATCGATGCCTGA
- a CDS encoding TolC family protein, with amino-acid sequence MLLGVRIVRRRWAVVLSLALSLAPRVSSAEAGAAAAPPPGVRAVSLREAIALAEKRNPDLLAARARVEAARAAASVPRAQWLPTVGATAQLIGSTINNSTATILSNPRVDLPRIGATHISPEPNLTPYASTLVAVGVRQQIFDFGRIAAQTAAAMAQADLERTRAEGAKLDVALRVTEAYWAVRAARSVAQAADEGATRASAHRDAARASVEAGLRTQVDLARAEAEVARFEVAKVRAEGALAAAQAVFAAVVGVPEAALDASGAQDEEEALGPLETLLERGREGSAEVQEAQARVDVAKAETRAAAAQMRPDLFLTAAISGRAGGATPSSGSTVGGHGFAPLVPNWNVGVVLSVPIYDPVLAARRDALREVEGAREAELQATRVMQEAAVRQAYLGLVAARQALGALERAVRAARFSHEQAEARFKAGLGTMLELVDAEALRVEAEVERAVGGFEVARARAALERAAAEVR; translated from the coding sequence ATGCTTCTCGGGGTTCGTATCGTGCGGCGGCGGTGGGCGGTGGTGCTCTCGCTCGCCCTTTCCTTGGCGCCGCGTGTTTCGTCCGCGGAGGCCGGGGCGGCGGCGGCGCCACCACCAGGCGTGCGGGCGGTCTCGCTGCGCGAGGCGATCGCGCTCGCCGAGAAGCGGAACCCGGATCTGCTCGCGGCGCGGGCGCGCGTCGAGGCGGCGCGGGCGGCGGCGTCGGTGCCGCGGGCGCAGTGGCTGCCCACCGTCGGCGCGACCGCGCAGCTCATCGGCTCCACGATCAACAACTCGACCGCGACGATCCTGTCGAACCCACGCGTGGATCTGCCCCGGATCGGCGCGACGCATATCTCACCCGAGCCCAACTTGACGCCGTACGCCTCGACGCTCGTGGCCGTGGGGGTGCGGCAGCAGATCTTCGATTTCGGGCGCATCGCCGCGCAGACCGCGGCGGCCATGGCGCAGGCCGATCTCGAGCGAACGCGCGCCGAGGGCGCGAAGCTCGACGTGGCCCTGCGCGTGACCGAGGCGTACTGGGCGGTGCGCGCGGCGAGGTCCGTCGCGCAGGCGGCCGACGAGGGCGCGACGAGGGCCTCGGCGCATCGAGACGCGGCACGCGCGAGCGTCGAGGCGGGCCTCCGGACGCAGGTCGATCTCGCCCGCGCAGAGGCCGAGGTCGCGCGGTTCGAGGTCGCGAAGGTGCGGGCCGAGGGCGCGCTCGCCGCCGCGCAGGCGGTCTTCGCGGCCGTGGTGGGCGTGCCGGAGGCGGCGCTCGACGCGAGCGGCGCGCAGGACGAGGAGGAGGCGCTCGGGCCCCTGGAGACGCTGCTCGAGCGCGGCCGCGAAGGCAGCGCGGAGGTCCAGGAGGCGCAGGCGCGTGTCGACGTCGCGAAGGCGGAGACACGCGCGGCCGCGGCGCAGATGCGCCCGGATCTCTTCCTGACCGCGGCGATCTCCGGGCGCGCGGGCGGCGCGACGCCGTCGAGCGGCTCGACCGTCGGCGGGCACGGCTTCGCGCCGCTCGTGCCGAACTGGAACGTGGGCGTCGTGCTCAGCGTGCCGATCTACGATCCCGTGCTCGCGGCGCGCCGCGACGCGCTCCGCGAGGTCGAGGGCGCGCGCGAGGCGGAGCTCCAGGCGACACGCGTGATGCAGGAGGCGGCCGTGCGGCAGGCGTACCTCGGGCTCGTGGCCGCGCGTCAGGCGCTCGGGGCGCTGGAGCGCGCGGTCCGAGCGGCGCGGTTCAGCCACGAGCAGGCCGAGGCGCGCTTCAAGGCGGGGCTCGGCACGATGCTCGAGCTCGTCGACGCGGAGGCGCTGCGCGTGGAGGCCGAGGTCGAGCGCGCGGTGGGCGGGTTCGAGGTCGCGAGGGCGCGGGCCGCGCTCGAGCGGGCCGCAGCGGAGGTGCGCTGA
- a CDS encoding efflux RND transporter periplasmic adaptor subunit, with the protein MKRMDRRVMGAIGGLLLVALGGGAALLARANSSEVTPLSAQPKGVTVVPARKATYRPTRRFVGTLAPWQEANVGPQLVAAYVETVLVRPGDIVKRGQVLATLDCRNASAGSQAVAMQARALDKQQRAIASEAARLETLVEQGFVSKNEGEQKAAQSAAAAAQLKALRAELAGKALAVNDCVLKAPFDGEITRRAIDPGTFVRPGTPLVSMVDRAIVRVTADVPEVDFAAVTPGAEVKLRLLATGREMTARVTRRSPAADPMTRTLHVEIDVTDPDRTLPVGTTAEVFTEVGEAQPAVEVPLRAATVRGKKATVVVVEGDVARKSTVRVLGETGKSLFVEPTILPGSLVVLEGRAQLKNGDVVRAKVEGAAAPVPSLVPASTSEPAGGAVR; encoded by the coding sequence ATGAAGCGGATGGATCGTCGGGTGATGGGCGCGATCGGCGGGCTGCTCCTCGTGGCGCTCGGGGGCGGCGCGGCGCTGCTCGCGCGCGCGAATTCGTCGGAGGTGACGCCACTCTCCGCGCAGCCGAAGGGCGTGACCGTGGTGCCCGCGCGCAAGGCGACGTACCGGCCGACGCGGCGCTTCGTGGGCACGCTCGCGCCGTGGCAGGAGGCGAACGTCGGCCCGCAGCTCGTCGCGGCGTACGTCGAGACGGTGCTCGTGCGGCCGGGGGACATCGTCAAGCGCGGGCAGGTGCTCGCGACGCTCGACTGCCGCAACGCCAGCGCCGGCAGCCAGGCCGTCGCCATGCAGGCCCGCGCGCTCGACAAGCAACAGCGGGCGATCGCGAGCGAGGCGGCGCGGCTCGAGACCCTCGTCGAGCAGGGCTTCGTCTCGAAGAACGAAGGCGAGCAGAAGGCCGCGCAGAGCGCCGCGGCCGCGGCACAACTGAAGGCGCTGCGCGCCGAGCTCGCGGGCAAGGCGCTCGCGGTGAACGACTGCGTGCTCAAGGCGCCGTTCGACGGCGAGATCACGCGCCGCGCGATCGATCCCGGCACCTTCGTGCGGCCCGGGACGCCGCTGGTCTCGATGGTCGATCGCGCGATCGTCCGGGTGACGGCCGACGTGCCCGAGGTCGATTTCGCGGCCGTCACGCCGGGCGCGGAGGTGAAGCTCCGCCTGCTCGCGACGGGGCGGGAGATGACGGCCCGGGTCACGCGTCGCTCCCCGGCGGCCGATCCGATGACGCGCACGCTGCACGTCGAGATCGACGTGACCGATCCGGACCGCACGTTGCCCGTGGGGACCACGGCCGAGGTCTTCACCGAGGTGGGTGAGGCGCAGCCTGCCGTCGAGGTCCCGCTGCGCGCGGCGACGGTGCGGGGCAAGAAGGCGACCGTCGTCGTCGTCGAGGGGGACGTCGCGCGCAAGTCCACGGTGCGTGTCCTCGGCGAGACCGGCAAGAGCCTCTTCGTCGAGCCCACGATCCTGCCCGGATCCCTCGTCGTGCTCGAGGGCCGCGCGCAGCTCAAGAACGGCGACGTGGTGCGCGCCAAGGTCGAAGGCGCCGCCGCGCCCGTGCCCTCGCTCGTGCCCGCCTCCACGTCCGAGCCCGCGGGGGGAGCGGTCCGATGA
- a CDS encoding efflux RND transporter permease subunit, which produces MSRLALKNPLAVLVVSLALMVFSAVVTPRMAVDTFPELTPPVLIVGTLASGLGPKDVEKTITWRLEKFIAATPGVDHIKSESRNSLSVIYVWLKWGTDLNAAQSLVQQQVAFAMSSVPKTLGVLPPFVLQYDPSNAPVIQVAVHGGGLSGPQLYDFAVNTVEPIIEGIPGVASASPNGGRERQINIVVDPVRAQARGVTSSEIAAAVDKANALLPSGRFMAAGFEANVYTNAVAPRVSDIGEAVVKLVGGHPVLVRDVATVEDGGTLPTQFVSVDGKTAVYLNVLRIPGGNTVQIVESIREALAKLPELPPGMMVQPIFDQSTFVKGAMKGLQREIVQALFLIAGVILIFLQSGRSVLIAAISVPLSFAVILLVLYATGQSLNAFTLGGLTLAMGPLVDISVVVLESIHRRRLAGDDDATAALRGASLVAGPALAASLCTMAVLLPVVLLTGLAKKLFTPLALTVASAMVAGYLVSMLVTPVACRYLLGHGEPGRLARACEQAVDKLSGAYAAALRLALGHRGAVVLATLVLVGASVFGASRLPSAFFPEIDESMERVYVRVAPGTSLEESTRIFQEIGAALREELPKDEVELVLMNVGAPSKARAKMNSPNAGPHMGFLRVALVPPEKRKHSQREIADKMRSILARRFPGVDFLQAPGGLVASVFSNGYMAPLVVEVRGDNLEELDAQARAVAEVARTVPGVRDIYTTLQLDYPELRVATDRQEAGLVGVSARAAAQTTLEATLGNINKPSVWVDGSNGQSYYVVTAYDRSVVSESDRLREIPVLALASGAVTLGSYGAIERFAGPISIERNHLQRVSHVLMQTEGRDIGTAAAELESRLKKDPRTRDLRFAMAGQVELMRSTFGGLGVALGLAVMVVFMIMTIQFKSLRLPLVMLFTIPVCLVGIVAALLGARTGFSIPALMGVLMVIGIAVSNGILLVDHANRSFQAGKDVLEAAVEAGRARFSPIAMTSLATIISLLPTALGLEHGTESNRPLALAVTGGLASSTFLSLFLVPSMFVFLAKRRAEDVLPID; this is translated from the coding sequence ATGAGCCGCCTCGCGCTGAAGAACCCGCTCGCGGTGCTCGTGGTGAGCCTCGCGTTGATGGTGTTCTCCGCGGTCGTCACGCCGCGTATGGCCGTCGACACCTTCCCCGAGCTCACGCCGCCCGTGCTCATCGTCGGCACGCTCGCCTCGGGGCTCGGGCCGAAGGACGTCGAGAAGACGATCACGTGGCGTCTCGAGAAGTTCATCGCCGCCACGCCGGGCGTCGACCACATCAAGAGCGAGTCCCGAAACAGCCTCAGCGTCATCTACGTGTGGCTGAAGTGGGGCACCGACCTCAACGCGGCGCAGTCGCTCGTGCAGCAGCAGGTCGCCTTCGCGATGTCGTCCGTGCCGAAGACGCTCGGCGTCCTGCCGCCGTTCGTCCTGCAGTACGATCCCTCGAACGCGCCCGTGATCCAGGTCGCCGTGCACGGCGGCGGGCTGAGCGGGCCGCAGCTCTACGACTTCGCGGTCAACACCGTGGAGCCCATCATCGAGGGGATCCCCGGCGTCGCCAGCGCTTCGCCGAACGGCGGGCGCGAGCGGCAGATCAACATCGTCGTCGACCCCGTGCGCGCCCAGGCGCGCGGCGTGACCTCGAGCGAGATCGCGGCGGCGGTGGACAAGGCGAACGCGCTCCTGCCGTCGGGCCGCTTCATGGCCGCGGGCTTCGAGGCGAACGTCTACACGAACGCGGTCGCGCCGCGTGTCTCCGACATCGGCGAGGCCGTGGTGAAGCTCGTCGGCGGCCACCCGGTGCTGGTGCGCGACGTGGCCACGGTCGAGGACGGCGGCACGTTGCCCACGCAGTTCGTCTCCGTCGACGGCAAGACGGCCGTGTACCTCAACGTGCTGCGCATCCCCGGCGGGAACACGGTGCAGATCGTCGAGTCGATCCGCGAGGCGCTCGCGAAGCTGCCCGAGCTGCCCCCGGGGATGATGGTGCAGCCCATCTTCGACCAATCGACGTTCGTGAAGGGCGCGATGAAGGGGCTGCAGCGCGAGATCGTGCAGGCGCTCTTCCTCATCGCGGGCGTCATCCTGATCTTCCTGCAGAGCGGGCGCTCGGTGCTCATCGCGGCCATCTCCGTGCCGCTCAGCTTCGCGGTGATCCTGCTCGTCCTCTACGCGACGGGCCAGTCGCTCAACGCCTTCACGCTGGGCGGGCTCACGCTGGCCATGGGGCCGCTGGTCGACATCTCGGTCGTCGTGCTCGAATCCATCCACCGTCGGCGGCTCGCGGGCGACGACGACGCGACGGCGGCGCTCCGGGGCGCGAGCCTCGTCGCCGGGCCCGCGCTCGCCGCCTCGCTCTGCACGATGGCGGTGCTCCTGCCCGTCGTGCTGCTCACGGGCCTCGCGAAGAAGCTGTTCACGCCGCTCGCGCTCACGGTCGCCTCGGCGATGGTGGCCGGCTACCTGGTGAGCATGCTCGTGACGCCCGTCGCGTGCCGCTATCTGCTCGGCCACGGCGAGCCGGGGCGGCTCGCGCGCGCGTGCGAGCAGGCCGTCGACAAGCTCTCGGGGGCGTACGCGGCGGCGCTGCGCCTGGCGCTCGGACACCGCGGCGCCGTGGTGCTCGCGACGCTCGTGCTCGTCGGGGCCAGCGTGTTCGGCGCGTCGAGGCTCCCGAGCGCGTTTTTCCCCGAGATCGACGAGTCGATGGAGCGCGTGTACGTGCGCGTCGCGCCCGGCACCTCGCTCGAGGAGTCGACGCGGATCTTCCAGGAGATCGGCGCCGCGCTGCGCGAGGAGCTGCCGAAGGACGAGGTCGAGCTCGTGCTGATGAACGTGGGCGCCCCGAGCAAGGCGCGCGCGAAGATGAACAGCCCGAACGCCGGTCCCCACATGGGCTTCTTGCGCGTCGCGCTCGTGCCGCCCGAGAAGCGCAAGCACTCGCAGCGCGAGATCGCGGACAAGATGCGCTCCATCCTCGCGCGGCGTTTCCCCGGCGTGGACTTCTTGCAGGCGCCCGGCGGGCTCGTGGCCAGCGTCTTCTCGAACGGATACATGGCCCCGCTGGTCGTCGAGGTGCGCGGCGACAACCTCGAAGAGCTCGACGCCCAGGCGCGCGCCGTCGCCGAGGTCGCGCGGACCGTGCCGGGCGTGCGGGACATCTACACGACCCTGCAGCTCGATTATCCGGAGCTGCGGGTGGCCACCGATCGGCAGGAGGCGGGCCTCGTCGGCGTGTCGGCGCGCGCCGCGGCGCAGACGACGCTCGAGGCGACGCTCGGGAACATCAACAAGCCCTCGGTCTGGGTCGACGGTTCGAACGGGCAATCGTATTACGTGGTCACCGCGTACGATCGGAGCGTCGTGAGCGAGTCCGACCGGCTGCGCGAGATCCCGGTCCTCGCGCTCGCATCCGGCGCCGTCACCCTCGGCAGCTACGGCGCGATCGAGCGATTCGCGGGCCCGATCTCCATCGAGCGCAACCACCTGCAGCGCGTCTCGCACGTCCTCATGCAGACCGAGGGGCGGGATATCGGCACGGCCGCCGCGGAGCTCGAGTCGCGGCTGAAGAAGGATCCACGCACCCGCGACCTACGCTTCGCCATGGCCGGTCAGGTCGAGCTGATGCGTTCGACCTTCGGCGGCCTCGGCGTCGCGCTTGGCCTCGCCGTCATGGTCGTCTTCATGATCATGACCATTCAGTTCAAGTCGCTCCGCCTGCCGCTCGTCATGTTGTTCACGATCCCGGTGTGCCTCGTGGGGATCGTCGCGGCGCTGCTCGGCGCGCGCACGGGCTTCTCCATCCCCGCGCTCATGGGCGTCCTGATGGTCATCGGCATCGCCGTGTCGAACGGCATCCTGCTCGTCGACCACGCCAACCGGTCTTTCCAGGCCGGCAAGGACGTCCTCGAGGCCGCCGTCGAGGCCGGGCGGGCCCGCTTCAGCCCCATCGCGATGACGAGCCTCGCCACCATCATCAGCCTCTTGCCGACCGCGCTTGGCCTCGAGCACGGCACGGAGTCGAACCGCCCGCTCGCCCTCGCCGTCACGGGCGGACTCGCTTCCTCGACCTTCCTGTCGCTCTTCCTCGTGCCTTCGATGTTCGTGTTTTTGGCGAAGCGGAGGGCCGAAGACGTGTTACCCATCGATTGA